CGCGGCTGGGGGCCGGGCCTTCGCCGTCGAGTTCCAGGGTGGCGATCCGGTCGGCGGGGATGGGGAGTGCGCGGGCCATGATCATCGCGATGTCGTCCTCGGTACCGTCCCGGACCAGGGCGGCGAGCACCGCGTCGCAGCTCTCCTCCAGCGTCCGGCCGTGCCCGGCCAGGGTCTGGGCCAGCACGCCGATGCCGTGGTCGATGTCCTCGCCCCGGCGTTCCACCAGGCCGTCGGTGTAGAGGGCCAGCAGGCTGCCCTCGCGCAGGGTGAACTCGGTGCTCTCGAAGGTCACGCCGCCCACTCCGAGCGGGACGCCCGGCGGCAGTACCAGCGCCCGGGAGGTGCCGTCCGGGGCGACCCGGACCGGCGGCAGGTGGCCGGCCGAGGCGATCGTGCAGGTGCCGTCCACCGGGTCGTAGACCGCGCAGATACAGGTGGCGAACTGGCCCTCGCCGATGCCCATCGCGGTCTCGTCCAGCCGGGTCAGCACCTGGTCCGGCGGCATGTCCAGGGTGGCCAGGGTCCGTGCCACGGTGCGCAGTTGACCCATCGTCGCGGCGGCCCGGATGCCGTGACCCATCACGTCGCCGACCACCAGCGCGACCCGTCCGCAGGACAGCGGCACCACGTCGAACCAGTCCCCGCCGACCTCGCTCACCACGCTGCTCGGCAGGTACCGGTAGGCGATCTCCAGGCCGATGGTGCGGTGGATCTCCTGCGGCAGCAGGCTGCGCTGCAGGGTGAGCGCGGTCTCCCGCTCGCGCCGGTAGAGCCGGGCGTTGTCGAGGGCGATCGCGGTCCTGGCGACCAGTTCCTCGGCCAGCGCCACGTCGGCCGCGGTGAACGGCTCGGGGTTGCGCATCCGGACGAACTCCGAGCCGCCGAGCACCATGCCGCGGGCCAGGATCGGCACCATCAGGTAGGAGTGGATGCCCGCCTTGACGCCGGGCCCGACCCGGGACTGCTCGTTCACCAGCGCGGCCAGCACCTGCTCGTCCACGTGCGGCCGCAGCAGCGGGCGCCCGCTGCGCAGGCACTCGGTGTAGACCCGCTTCGAGTCGTACTCCGAGGTGGCCCCGACCGCGTCGGCCGCGATGGTCATGCCCGACTCGTACGCCTCGCCGACCGCCACCGCGCGCAGCATGACGCCCCGGTCCGGCTGGAGGTATGACGGTTCCTCACCTCGGAGCACCGGCTCCAGCAGGTCCACCGTGGCGAAGTCGGCGAATCTCGGGATCACCGCCTCGACCAGTTCCTCGGCGGTGCGCTGCAGGTCGAGCGTGGTGCCGATCCTGGCGGTGGCCTCGGCCAGCAGGGCCAGCCGCTCCTGGGCCCGGGAGGCCCGGGCCTCGGCCTGGAACCGTTCGGTCACGTCGATGATCGAGGAGCTCACCCCGAGCACCCGGCCGGTGGAGTCCTCCAGCCGGAAGTACGAGGCGGACCAGGCGCGCTCCCGGCGCGGGTCGCCGGGGGTGCGGCCGTGCGAGCGGGCGTCCACCACGGGCTGGCCGGTGGCCAGCACCTGGCGCATCACCGCCTCGATCTCCGCGCTGTTGATGCCGGGCAGGATGGCGCTGATCCGCCGTCCGAGGTGCTCGGCCACGGTCAGGCCGTTGATCCGGGCCAGCGCGTCGTTCAGCCGGACGTAGCGCAGCTCGGTGTCGTACACCGCCATGCCGATCGGCGACTGGGTGAAGATCCCGTCCAGCACCGCGAGGTCGCCCTCGACCTGGCGCAGCGAGCCGACGTCGGTGGCGGTGGCCAGCAGCAGCCGTTCGCCGCCCGGGCCGACGATGGGGTAGGTGTGGAACTCCAGTTCCACCACCTGGCCGTCCCGGTGCCGGATCGGGAAGACCCCGGACCAGCCCTTGCCCGTCATGATCTGCTCGAAGAGCTCGAAGGCCCGCCGGCGGTCCGCCTCGGGGACCAGCAGCCGGGCGGCGTAGCGGCCGACCGCCTCCCCCGCCGGGTAGCCGGTGAGGGCCTCGGCGTCCTCGCTCCAGTGCAGGATCCGGCCGTCGCCCTCGACCAGGGCGGTCGCCAGCGGGACCAGTCGGTGCCCTTCCAGCCGGTGACCCG
This genomic interval from Kitasatospora gansuensis contains the following:
- a CDS encoding SpoIIE family protein phosphatase — translated: MQGSERNAADGTGPLAGAAPPRPEGHGLAGHRLEGHRLVPLATALVEGDGRILHWSEDAEALTGYPAGEAVGRYAARLLVPEADRRRAFELFEQIMTGKGWSGVFPIRHRDGQVVELEFHTYPIVGPGGERLLLATATDVGSLRQVEGDLAVLDGIFTQSPIGMAVYDTELRYVRLNDALARINGLTVAEHLGRRISAILPGINSAEIEAVMRQVLATGQPVVDARSHGRTPGDPRRERAWSASYFRLEDSTGRVLGVSSSIIDVTERFQAEARASRAQERLALLAEATARIGTTLDLQRTAEELVEAVIPRFADFATVDLLEPVLRGEEPSYLQPDRGVMLRAVAVGEAYESGMTIAADAVGATSEYDSKRVYTECLRSGRPLLRPHVDEQVLAALVNEQSRVGPGVKAGIHSYLMVPILARGMVLGGSEFVRMRNPEPFTAADVALAEELVARTAIALDNARLYRRERETALTLQRSLLPQEIHRTIGLEIAYRYLPSSVVSEVGGDWFDVVPLSCGRVALVVGDVMGHGIRAAATMGQLRTVARTLATLDMPPDQVLTRLDETAMGIGEGQFATCICAVYDPVDGTCTIASAGHLPPVRVAPDGTSRALVLPPGVPLGVGGVTFESTEFTLREGSLLALYTDGLVERRGEDIDHGIGVLAQTLAGHGRTLEESCDAVLAALVRDGTEDDIAMIMARALPIPADRIATLELDGEGPAPSRARRFTRKTLEEWGLTALSDFAELLVSELVTNALLHADAPRRLRLFRDRTLTVEVADSGNQAPRLRASAEEDEGGRGMHLVSELAHRWGTRQTKDGKVVWAEMELDYRYR